The DNA sequence TACAAGCGTGAACAGATTATCTTTAGTAAGGAATATGAGGCAATATTTAATAATTGTAAAAAACAATGCATTAAATTTAATTATTTATATGATAATAAAGAATATACCGTAGTTCCATATACTATTTTTACCGGAAAAGAACAGATGTTTAACTATGTTTTTTGTTATGGCTTTGACTCCAATAAGCAGGTGAGAACTTATTCATTTAGACTTAATAGGATATCAAACATAAAACCATCCTACCAGACTATAACTTGTCCGGATGATATAGAGGAGAAGTTTAGGCTAACCAAACAACTAGGTGCCTCCTATGCTATCAATGATACATTGGAAGAAAGCTGTATTTTATTAAACCCACAGGGTATTTCTTCTTTTAAGCATATTTATTTTGGTAGGCCAACAGTAGATAGCAAGAAAGCTACACCTGATGGTAACTTTAAATATTATTTTAAATGCTCTACCGAACAACTATATAGGTATTTTCGTAGATTCAATCCGGGAGAGGCTGTGGTAGAATACCCTGCTTCATTAAGAGATAGGATAATTGAATTCCATAAAGAATCTTTAAATGGATATAAAAACTTGAAAGTATCTGAATAATACAAATACATAGACTATTTAAAATCATTTCAATAATGGGTGGCTTCGCCACTCATTATTTTATTCTACTAGACAATATCTTTCACTTAAATATCTCCTAACTATATCCGTAATTCTTTCAGTATTGATTCCTAAAATATCTTAATCGGCTTCCATTATCAACAGTACAATGTCTATATCACCTTCCGTCCCCCTTATCGGGATTAGCTTCTGTAACCTACCTCCTCCACCCCCTTATAAATCAAGGCTTTGGCGTGCCTAAAATTTAACAAGCGATTTCAGTCAAAAAGCTTGTATCTTATGTTACTTAGAGTGCTGCAAACCCTTATTTTACAATGACTGTCTCAAAATCACAGATTTCAGAGTATATACAGTAAACTGTATATATATAATACATAAAGTCTACAGGATTTTGTCTTAGAATTTTCTTAAGACCTCGTTATTTTACCATACAATAATACTATGGCCAAAATCTATTTTCACAAAAACCGGCTATACCACACCGTCACTTTACATAGAAACCAAAAGAGACCACCTCTTTGGCAGTCTCTCTTGTCTATACAATACCTATAACAGTCAATATAATTACTTTATTCTTCAGTATCTGTTTTAGTTTCAACATCATTTTCATTAGACTCTTCCTTTGAAGATTCTTCAGAAGATGCTTCGCTCTTAGTCTCCATCTCAGAAGCCTTTTCCTCAGACTCAAGTGCCTCCTTTGCATCAGCTATCAACTCTTCCTTAATATCAACAAGGGCAGGATCGTCCTCGCTTAAGATGATTTCATCTGTGTCTACCATAAATTCATCTGTGTTTAGAGTTACACTTCTGTATCTCTTCATACCTGTACCAGCCGGTATCAACTTACCGATAAGTACATTCTCCTTAAGTCCGATAAGGTGATCCACCTTACCATTGATAGCCGCTTCTGTAAGTACCTTTGTAGTCTCCTGAAATGATGCTGCTGAAAGGAATGAATCTGTTGCAAGAGAGGCCTTGGTGATACCAAGCATTACCTGCTTCCCCTCTGCCGGAGTCTTGCCTTCTGCAATGAGCTTTTCATTCATATCATTATAATCCAGAACATCCATTGAATTTCCCGGAAGTACATCTGCGTCATTATTCTCTTCTATTCTTACCTTCTTCAGCATCTGACGCACGATAACCTCGATATGCTTATCGTTGATCTCAACACCCTGAAGTCTATATACTCTTTGTACCTCACGAAGCATGTAGTCCTGAACTGCACGAACTCCTTTTATCTTAAGGATATCATGTGGGTTTACGCTACCTTCTGTAAGCTCATCACCGGCCTCCAATACATCTCCATTTCCTACCTTTATTCTTGAACCATATGGAATCAGATATGCCTTTGACTCACCTGTTTCATTGTTTGTTACAATGATCTCACGCTTTTTCTTGGTATCCCTAAGCTCTACAACACCACCAAACTCTGTGATGATTGCAAGTCCCTTTGGCTTTCTTGCCTCGAAAAGCTCTTCGACTCTAGGAAGACCCTGTGTGATATCTCCACCGGCAACACCTCCGGTATGGAAAGTACGCATAGTAAGCTGTGTACCCGGCTCTCCGATAGACTGAGCGGCAATGATACCTACTGCCTCACCTACCTGCACAGCCTGACCTGTAGCCATGTTTGCACCATAGCATTTAGCACAGATACCTGTATGTGATTTACAAGAAAGTATTGTTCTTATCTTTACGCTGTCTCTTCCAAGTTTATCAAGCACCTTCATCACTGCAGCTGCTCTCTTTGGAGTACACATATGATTTGCCTTTACTACGACTTCTCCTGTATCAGGATCTGTTATAGTCTCTGCAATATATCTTCCTGTGATTCTCTCCTCCAAGCTCTCAATAACTTCCTTACCGTCTGAGAAAGCTTTGATCTCCATAAATGGAATTTCCTTGCCTTCGCAGCAGTCTGTTTCACGAACGATAAGGTCCTGTGAAACATCTACAAGTCTTCTTGTAAGGTATCCTGAATCGGCTGTACGAAGAGCTGTATCTGAAAGTCCTTTTCTCGCACCATGAGCTGAGATAAAGTACTCCAAAACGTCAAGTCCCTCTCTAAAGTTTGACTTAATAGGAAGCTCTATAGTATGTCCTGTTGTATCTGCCATAAGACCACGCATACCTGCAAGCTGCTTTATCTGCTTATCAGAACCTCTCGCTCCTGAGTCAGCCATCATAAAGATATTGTTGTATGCATCAAGTCCGTCAAGCAGGTCTCTGGTGAGCTGCTTATCTGTCATATCCCAGGTCTTTATAACTTCCTTATATCTCTCTTCCTCTGTAATAAATCCACGTGCAAAGTTCTTTGCTATTCTATCTACAGTAGCCTGTGCATTCTTTATAAGTTCTCCCTTACTCTCAGGTACTGTCATATCTGAAATAGAAACAGTCATAGATGCAATAGTTGAGAACTTATAGCCAATTGCCTTTATATCATCCAGCACTTCCGCTGTTCTTGAAAGTCCATGTACATTGATAACTTTCTCTAAGATCTGCTTACACTGCTTTTTCTTTACAAGGAAATCAATCTCAGGCTTTAACTCATTTCCCGGAATACTTCTATCTACAAATCCAAGGTCCTGAGGTATTATCTCATTGAACAGAAGTCTACCTACTGTAGATTCTACAGTCTCTGATAAAACCTCTCCATTTTCAAGCTTTTTACTTATTCTGACCTTTATCTTTGAATGCAAGGTAACGATCTTATTGTCATATGCAAGTATCGCTTCATTTACACTCTTAAAGAACTTCCCTTCTCCCTTTGCTCCAGGTCTTTCCTGTGTCAGATAATAAATTCCAAGTACCATATCCTGTGAAGGAACGGCAACAGGGCCACCATCTGAAGGCTTTAGGAGGTTGTTTGGTGAGAGCAGTAGGAATCTACACTCTGCCTGTGCCTCAACTGAAAGTGGCAAATGGACAGCCATCTGGTCACCGTCAAAGTCCGCATTAAACGCTGTACATACAAGCGGATGAAGCTTGATAGCTTTACCTTCTACAAGTACAGGCTCAAATGCCTGAATACCAAGTCTATGAAGTGTAGGTGCTCTATTAAGCATTACAGGATGCTCTTTGATAACTCCCTCAAGTATATCCCACACGTCATTTTGCATTCTCTCTACCATTTTCTTGGCAGATTTTATATTATGAGCTGTTCCCTTTTCTACAAGCTCTTTCATTACAAAAGGCTTAAATAGCTCTATAGCCATCTCTTTTGGCAGACCGCACTGATAAATCTTAAGCTCAGGTCCTACTACGATAACAGATCTTCCTGAATAGTCAACACGCTTTCCAAGAAGGTTCTGACGGAATCTTCCCTGCTTACCCTTTAGCATATCTGAAAGTGATTTAAGTGCTCTATTTCCCGGACCTGTAACAGGTCTTCCTCTTCTACCATTGTCTATAAGAGCATCTACCGCTTCCTGTAACATTCTCTTCTCGTTTCTGATAATGATATCAGGAGCACCAAGCTCTAAAAGTCTTGCCAAGCGGTTATTTCTATTTATAATTCTTCTGTAAAGATCATTCAAGTCACTGGTAGCGAATCTACCACCGTCAAGCTGTACCATAGGTCTAATATCAGGCGGTATGACAGGTACATTTGTAAGTATCATCCACTCAGGCTTATTTCCTGAGCTTCTAAAAGCCTCTACCACATCAAGTCTCTTAATGATCTTTGCTCTCTTTTGTCCTGTAGCCTCTACCAATGCTTCTTTTAATTCTACCGACTCTTTTTCAAGGTCAATATTGCTTAATATTTCTAAAATGCTCTCTGCACCCATACCTGCTCTAAATGAACCATAGCCATAGGTGTCGATTGCATCTCTATACTCTCTTTCTGAAAGCACCTGCTTATAGTTGAGGGCTGTATCGCCTCCATCCAATACTATATATGATGCAAAGTATAATACTTTCTCCAAGATACGAGGTGCTATATCCATGATAAGCCCCATTCTTGAAGGAATTCCCTTAAAGTACCAGATATGAGATACCGGAGCTGCCAATTTTATATGACCCATACGCTCTCTACGCACACTGGACTTTGTTACCTCTACGCCACATCTGTCACAAACAGTTCCTTTGTAGCGAATTTTCTTATATTTTCCACAGTGACATTCCCAGTCCTTACTTGGTCCGAATATTCTTTCACAAAACAGACCATCTCTCTCCGGTTTTAATGTCCTATAGTTTATAGTCTCAGGTTTTGTAACTTCACCATGAGACCACTGTAGTATTTTTTCAGGAGAAGCCAAACCAATCTTAATTGCATCAAAAGAAATTGGCTGATAAGCATCATTGTTTTCAGGCATAAAATTTGCTCCCTTCTATATAAAACGATAAATCGACTTCATTGATTTTATGCAGATGCCGGGAAGGCATCTGCTATAAAAGTATTCACTTTTCCTCAAAATTATCTGTATCATCAAATGAATCTTCGTCATAGGAGGAATCATCCCCCGAATCTATGTCACCACTATAGTCAACATCAGCATCTTCTGTAGCTAAATTGGTATTATCCGAAACAGCTACAAATTCACCGTCTTTTACTTCCTGTTCACTATATCCTGCATCTTTGAATTCTTCTTTTCCATGGTGTCTGCTCTCACCCTCTATTATAGAGTGTATACTGAGGTCAGCATATTCTGTATTTTCTTTGAGTTCTACTTCTTTTCCGTCCTCACCCAATACGCTTATATCAAGTCCAAGAGATTGAAGCTCTTTTAAAAGCACCTTAAATGACTCCGGAATGCCTGCATCAGGAATATTTTCACCCTTGATAACAGCCTCATATGTCTTCACACGACCTGTAACATCATCAGATTTCACTGTCAAGATTTCTTGCAAAGTATATGATGCACCATAAGCCTCCAGTGCCCAAACTTCCATCTCTCCAAATCTCTGACCACCAAACTGTGCTTTACCTCCAAGAGGCTGCTGAGTAACCAAAGAGTAAGGACCTGTTGATCTGGCATGAATCTTATCATCTACCATGTGGTGGAGCTTCAAATAATGCATGTGACCTATAGTAACAGGACTGTCGAAGTACTCTCCTGTTCTACCGTCACGAAGTCTTACCTTACCATCTCTTGATAGAGGGACACCTTCCCAAAGCTTTCTGTTCTCCAAATGTGAACCTAGGTATTCTATAACACCCGGATCAAGCACTTCTTTATATTTATCTTCAAAATCATTCCAATCTTCATTGACATAATCATTTGCCACTTCAAGCATATCCATAATGTCAATCTCGTTTGCACCGTCAAATACCGGAGTAGCTACATTAAATCCAAGTGCCTTTGCAGCAAGTGAGAGGTGAATCTCAAGCACCTGTCCAATGTTCATACGTGAAGGCACACCAAGTGGGTTAAGTACTATATCAAGCGGTCTACCATTTGGAAGAAATGGCATATCCTCAACAGGTAATACTCTTGAAACCACACCCTTGTTACCATGACGTCCAGCCATCTTATCACCAACAGAGATCTTTCTCTTTTGTGCTATATAAATTCTTACATTCTGTGTAACACCCGGAGATAATTCATCACCTGCTTCTCTTGTAAACACCTTTGCATCTACTACTACACCATAAGCACCATGTGGCACTTTAAGTGAAGTATCTCTTACTTCCCTTGCCTTCTCACCAAAAATTGCACGAAGAAGTCTTTCTTCTGCTGTAAGCTCAGTTTCTCCCTTTGGAGTAACTTTTCCTACAAGTATATCACCGGCTCTTACCTCTGCACCTATTCTAATAATACCTCTCTCATCCAAATCTTTGAGTGCATCATCACCTACTCCAGGTACATCTCTGGTGATTTCTTCCGGTCCAAGTTTAGTCTCTCTTGCTGCACACTCATACTCCTCTATATGAATAGAGGTATATACATCATATTCTACAAGTCTCTCGCTAAGAAGAACCGCATCCTCATAGTTATAGCCTTCCCAGGTCATAAATCCTATAAGTGGATTCTTTCCTAGAGCTATCTCGCCATTATATGTTGAGGCACCATCTGCGATAACCTCACCGGCATTGACATGGTTACCCTTAAATACTATAGGCTTTTGGTTATAAGAGTTTGACTGGTTACTTCTGGCAAACTTGATAAGCTTATATGTATCAAGTACAGCATCATCGTCTCTCTTTATAACGATTCTATCAGATGAACATTCCATTACTGTTCCTGAATTTTTCGCTACTACACATACACCTGAGTCTACTGCCGCCTTAGTCTCCATACCTGTACCTACTACAGGTGCATCTGTAATCATAAGCGGTACAGCCTGCCTCTGCATGTTTGAACCCATAAGAGCTCTGTTCGCATCATCATTCTCAAGGAAAGGAATCATACTCGTAGCTACTGAGAATACCATTCTCGGTGAAACATCCATCAAGTCTATATTCTTCTTCTGGAACTCTGAAGTCTCATCACGGTAACGCCCCGATACATTATTTCTGATAAAATGTCCGTTCTCATCTAGAGGCTCATTAGCCTGTGCTACTGTAAAATTATCCTCTTCATCCGCTGTAAGATATACTACATCATCAGTTACTACCGGATTTGTAGGATCAACAGACTTATCTACTACACGATAAGGTGCCTCTACAAAACCATATTCATTTACTCTTGCAAAACTTGCAAGTGAGTTTATAAGTCCTATATTCGGTCCTTCCGGAGTCTCTATAGGACACATTCTTCCATAGTGTGTATAGTGAACATCTCGAACCTCAAATCCGGCTCTTTCTCTTGAAAGACCTCCCGGTCCCAAGGCTGAGAGTCTTCTCTTATGTGTAAGCTCTGACAATGGGTTGTTTTGATCCATAAACTGGCTCAACTGTGAGCTTCCAAAGAATTCTTTAACTGCTGCTGTAACCGGTTTTATATTTATAAGGGATTGAGGAGTAATAGAATCAATGTCCTGAGTAGTCATTCTCTCTCTTACAACTCTCTCCATTCTTGTAAGACCGATACGATACTGATTTTGTAACAGCTCTCCTACCGCTCTTATTCTTCTGTTTCCTAAGTGATCAATATCATCCTTGCTTCCAATATGCTCCTCTATATGCATATTGTAGTTTACTGTAGCAAAGATATCTTCCTTAGTAATATGCTTTGGAATCAGCTCATTGATATTCTTTTCAATAGCCTTTATAAGCTCTTCGCCTTCATTTTCTTCCATAAGTTGTTGAAGCTTAGGATAATAAACCTGCTCTGTAACACCTATAGCTTTAGGATCTGTAAGCTCAGGTATATAGCTTTCGATGTCTACCATCAAGTTTGAAAGGACTTTTACATCTCTCTCCACACCTTTTATCCATACTGCAGGAATAGCAGCATTTTGTATTTTTGTTGCAAGTTCGGCATCTACTACTGTCTCTGCCTGTGCCAATATCTCTCCGGTATTCTCATCTACTACATCTCTTGCAAGTGTATGGCCCTTTATTCTGTTCTTGAAATGGAGTTTCTTATTGAATTTGTATCTTCCTACCTTTGCCAGATCATATCTTCTGGCATCAAAGAACATTGCATTGAGAAGATTCTCTGCACTGTCTACTGAAAGCGGTTCACCCGGTCTTATCTTCTTATATAATTCCAAAAGTCCATCCTGATAATTTTCAGATGGATCCTTAGCAAAGCTCGCCAATATCTTCGGTTCTTCTCCGAACATCTCTAAGATTTGTGTATTTGTACCAAGACCAAATGCACGCAAAAGTACTGTTATAGGAACTTTTCTTGTTCTATCCACTCTTGCATAAAAGATATCATTGGAATCTGTTTCGTATTCAAGCCATGCACCTCTATTTGGTATGACCTGACACATGAAAAGTTCTTTTCCTATCTTGTCATGATCGATTGTATAGTAAATACCTGGTGAACGAACCAACTGACTGACTATAACTCTCTCTGCACCATTTATTACAAATGATCCTGTATCAGTCATCAGTGGCAAATCTCCTAAAAAGATTTCATGCTCATTTATTTCATCCTTATCTTTATTAATAAGTCTGATTTTCACCTTTAATGGAGCAGCGTATGTTGTATCTCTGTCTTTACACTCTTCTATGGAATATTTAACTTCATCTCTCGCCAATTTAAAATTGACAAAATCGAGGCTAAAATGTCCTGCAAAATCTTCTATAGGAAATATATCTCTAAAAACTTCTTTTAGACCCGCATCTAGGAACCACTGATAAGAATCTTTTTGAATCTCTATCAAATTCGGCATTTCTAGAACTTCCTTCTGAGTCTGGAAGCTCATTCTCATGCTCTTCCCAGAAGTTATCGGATGCATCTTGCTTCTATCCATTGACGTTTCACCCCTGTATATTTTTATGGTATGAATTTAGATTCTTCTATGGTATACTTAGAACAATCTACTCATTTAGTTTAGCCTTTTGGCAAGTTACATTAGACATTTTCACATCTAAGCATCTATCAAAAGGGCGTAAAATGCCCTATAATAGTGCATCTTTCATCTTACAAAAATAAAGTCAAGATGTCAATACCAAACATATGTTTATTTCTTTTCGAAAAAAGTCTCCCCCTCTCTCTAAAAATACCCCCTTTTAAAGTGACAAGCGGCTTTCACTCATCTACTCTAAAAGGAGGCAAAATCAATCAAATGTAATATTTAATTTTATCGTATTACCGCATTTGAAGATGTAGCAGTTTCCACTGCACTTAAATCTCTTCTTGTTCTTCTGTTTCCTGAAGCGGATGCATTTTCAGCTATCTCTACATTAAATCTGATAGTTTCAAAGTTCTCAGAACTTATTGTCACTTCATTACTTGCCTGATTAAATCCGTCAAGTGAAAGGTCTATAAACTGAGTATATCCGTAAGTCATATTTGATGAAAGCTTATATGTAGTAGCATTTCTAAGATTATATCCTTTATTGTAAGTAACACCATTTACGGTGACTGTTGCCTTACCCGAACTTATAAGTTCTGTAAATCTCTTAAGCCCTACTCTATCCGTATCATCAAATGTTAGTCTTACAAAATTATCATAGCCCTTCTTAATCTCTGAACCTGTAATAGCCG is a window from the Lachnoanaerobaculum umeaense genome containing:
- a CDS encoding WYL domain-containing protein; this encodes MSDSEKVNVYPSPHLRQMLNNDIELFEIFKKDRGESIMEINTSGFMNKFLLGYFEKYKQEIGEYTADLDEHLKKAELKEYEINEIKNFLLNKIIFLEKNDSPMNKCSSSKTTIPFKTNDNTTSIIQELNSGGLKGCSLSEYLCRMLKLYFKKPLYKREQIIFSKEYEAIFNNCKKQCIKFNYLYDNKEYTVVPYTIFTGKEQMFNYVFCYGFDSNKQVRTYSFRLNRISNIKPSYQTITCPDDIEEKFRLTKQLGASYAINDTLEESCILLNPQGISSFKHIYFGRPTVDSKKATPDGNFKYYFKCSTEQLYRYFRRFNPGEAVVEYPASLRDRIIEFHKESLNGYKNLKVSE
- the rpoC gene encoding DNA-directed RNA polymerase subunit beta', translating into MPENNDAYQPISFDAIKIGLASPEKILQWSHGEVTKPETINYRTLKPERDGLFCERIFGPSKDWECHCGKYKKIRYKGTVCDRCGVEVTKSSVRRERMGHIKLAAPVSHIWYFKGIPSRMGLIMDIAPRILEKVLYFASYIVLDGGDTALNYKQVLSEREYRDAIDTYGYGSFRAGMGAESILEILSNIDLEKESVELKEALVEATGQKRAKIIKRLDVVEAFRSSGNKPEWMILTNVPVIPPDIRPMVQLDGGRFATSDLNDLYRRIINRNNRLARLLELGAPDIIIRNEKRMLQEAVDALIDNGRRGRPVTGPGNRALKSLSDMLKGKQGRFRQNLLGKRVDYSGRSVIVVGPELKIYQCGLPKEMAIELFKPFVMKELVEKGTAHNIKSAKKMVERMQNDVWDILEGVIKEHPVMLNRAPTLHRLGIQAFEPVLVEGKAIKLHPLVCTAFNADFDGDQMAVHLPLSVEAQAECRFLLLSPNNLLKPSDGGPVAVPSQDMVLGIYYLTQERPGAKGEGKFFKSVNEAILAYDNKIVTLHSKIKVRISKKLENGEVLSETVESTVGRLLFNEIIPQDLGFVDRSIPGNELKPEIDFLVKKKQCKQILEKVINVHGLSRTAEVLDDIKAIGYKFSTIASMTVSISDMTVPESKGELIKNAQATVDRIAKNFARGFITEEERYKEVIKTWDMTDKQLTRDLLDGLDAYNNIFMMADSGARGSDKQIKQLAGMRGLMADTTGHTIELPIKSNFREGLDVLEYFISAHGARKGLSDTALRTADSGYLTRRLVDVSQDLIVRETDCCEGKEIPFMEIKAFSDGKEVIESLEERITGRYIAETITDPDTGEVVVKANHMCTPKRAAAVMKVLDKLGRDSVKIRTILSCKSHTGICAKCYGANMATGQAVQVGEAVGIIAAQSIGEPGTQLTMRTFHTGGVAGGDITQGLPRVEELFEARKPKGLAIITEFGGVVELRDTKKKREIIVTNNETGESKAYLIPYGSRIKVGNGDVLEAGDELTEGSVNPHDILKIKGVRAVQDYMLREVQRVYRLQGVEINDKHIEVIVRQMLKKVRIEENNDADVLPGNSMDVLDYNDMNEKLIAEGKTPAEGKQVMLGITKASLATDSFLSAASFQETTKVLTEAAINGKVDHLIGLKENVLIGKLIPAGTGMKRYRSVTLNTDEFMVDTDEIILSEDDPALVDIKEELIADAKEALESEEKASEMETKSEASSEESSKEESNENDVETKTDTEE
- the rpoB gene encoding DNA-directed RNA polymerase subunit beta encodes the protein MDRSKMHPITSGKSMRMSFQTQKEVLEMPNLIEIQKDSYQWFLDAGLKEVFRDIFPIEDFAGHFSLDFVNFKLARDEVKYSIEECKDRDTTYAAPLKVKIRLINKDKDEINEHEIFLGDLPLMTDTGSFVINGAERVIVSQLVRSPGIYYTIDHDKIGKELFMCQVIPNRGAWLEYETDSNDIFYARVDRTRKVPITVLLRAFGLGTNTQILEMFGEEPKILASFAKDPSENYQDGLLELYKKIRPGEPLSVDSAENLLNAMFFDARRYDLAKVGRYKFNKKLHFKNRIKGHTLARDVVDENTGEILAQAETVVDAELATKIQNAAIPAVWIKGVERDVKVLSNLMVDIESYIPELTDPKAIGVTEQVYYPKLQQLMEENEGEELIKAIEKNINELIPKHITKEDIFATVNYNMHIEEHIGSKDDIDHLGNRRIRAVGELLQNQYRIGLTRMERVVRERMTTQDIDSITPQSLINIKPVTAAVKEFFGSSQLSQFMDQNNPLSELTHKRRLSALGPGGLSRERAGFEVRDVHYTHYGRMCPIETPEGPNIGLINSLASFARVNEYGFVEAPYRVVDKSVDPTNPVVTDDVVYLTADEEDNFTVAQANEPLDENGHFIRNNVSGRYRDETSEFQKKNIDLMDVSPRMVFSVATSMIPFLENDDANRALMGSNMQRQAVPLMITDAPVVGTGMETKAAVDSGVCVVAKNSGTVMECSSDRIVIKRDDDAVLDTYKLIKFARSNQSNSYNQKPIVFKGNHVNAGEVIADGASTYNGEIALGKNPLIGFMTWEGYNYEDAVLLSERLVEYDVYTSIHIEEYECAARETKLGPEEITRDVPGVGDDALKDLDERGIIRIGAEVRAGDILVGKVTPKGETELTAEERLLRAIFGEKAREVRDTSLKVPHGAYGVVVDAKVFTREAGDELSPGVTQNVRIYIAQKRKISVGDKMAGRHGNKGVVSRVLPVEDMPFLPNGRPLDIVLNPLGVPSRMNIGQVLEIHLSLAAKALGFNVATPVFDGANEIDIMDMLEVANDYVNEDWNDFEDKYKEVLDPGVIEYLGSHLENRKLWEGVPLSRDGKVRLRDGRTGEYFDSPVTIGHMHYLKLHHMVDDKIHARSTGPYSLVTQQPLGGKAQFGGQRFGEMEVWALEAYGASYTLQEILTVKSDDVTGRVKTYEAVIKGENIPDAGIPESFKVLLKELQSLGLDISVLGEDGKEVELKENTEYADLSIHSIIEGESRHHGKEEFKDAGYSEQEVKDGEFVAVSDNTNLATEDADVDYSGDIDSGDDSSYDEDSFDDTDNFEEK